From a region of the Chloroflexota bacterium genome:
- the gyrB gene encoding DNA topoisomerase (ATP-hydrolyzing) subunit B, with product MATNNKSQQPAHYDATDITVLEGLEAVRRRPGMYIGGTDIKALHHMVYEVVDNAIDEAMAGACDEIIVTIHPDDIISIADDGRGIPVGIHEHTGSSALTVVMTKLHAGGKFGGGGYKVSGGLHGVGVSAVNALSEWMEVEVRRDGKVFRQRFERGVPKTGVDVVGKMKRGQTTGTTVTFLRDPEIFEVLEYRYDTLLQRFREMAFLTRGITLIFNDLRGEEQRSATFYFEGGVQSFVRYLNKNRGTLHSPIYVERELEGVLIEAALQYTDGYNESTYTFANTINTPDGGTHLTGLRAALTRSINDYARKQGLLKDNEPSFSAEDTREGLTAIVSVKLPDPQFESQTKVKLLNAEIKSYVQSAVGETLGEWLEQNPRDAKRIIDKCQTSSRARAAMRKARDLVIRKSALESATLPGKLADCSERNRDRSELYIVEGDSAGGSAKQGRDRRFQAILPLRGKILNVEKARLDKALANKEIQALITALGTGIGDQFNTDNLRYGKVTIMTDADVDGSHIRTLLLTFFFRYMEPLITEGHLYIAQPPLYLIKVGKQKHYVYTEDEKEKALKRMDGKKVDLQRYKGLGEMNPDQLWETTMNPEHRTLLQVTIEDAAAADRTFDMLMGSAVPPRKRFIQTHAKQVRNLDV from the coding sequence ATGGCCACCAACAACAAAAGTCAACAGCCTGCCCACTATGATGCCACAGATATCACGGTCCTGGAAGGATTAGAGGCTGTTCGCCGTCGTCCAGGCATGTATATCGGTGGCACCGACATCAAGGCCCTTCACCACATGGTTTACGAGGTGGTGGATAACGCCATTGACGAAGCCATGGCCGGCGCCTGCGACGAAATCATCGTCACGATTCATCCCGACGATATCATCAGCATCGCTGACGACGGCCGAGGGATCCCCGTCGGCATTCACGAACATACCGGGTCATCGGCCCTTACCGTTGTCATGACCAAGCTACACGCCGGTGGTAAATTCGGCGGTGGCGGCTACAAGGTCTCCGGCGGTCTCCATGGTGTCGGTGTTTCGGCGGTGAACGCCCTGTCCGAGTGGATGGAGGTAGAGGTTCGACGCGATGGCAAGGTTTTCCGCCAACGGTTCGAACGGGGCGTTCCCAAGACCGGCGTCGACGTAGTCGGCAAGATGAAAAGAGGGCAGACCACAGGAACGACGGTAACATTCCTGCGTGATCCTGAGATCTTCGAGGTGCTTGAGTATCGCTACGATACCCTGTTGCAGCGCTTCCGCGAAATGGCATTTCTCACGCGGGGAATCACACTGATCTTTAACGACCTGCGGGGCGAGGAACAGCGCAGCGCCACGTTCTATTTCGAAGGTGGTGTGCAAAGTTTCGTTCGTTACCTCAACAAGAACCGCGGCACACTCCACTCCCCCATCTATGTGGAGCGCGAGCTTGAAGGTGTGCTGATTGAAGCTGCTCTGCAGTACACCGACGGCTACAACGAGTCGACCTACACCTTCGCCAACACCATCAACACGCCGGACGGCGGGACTCACCTGACCGGCCTGCGGGCTGCCCTGACCCGCAGCATCAACGACTATGCCCGCAAGCAGGGTCTGCTCAAGGACAACGAGCCCTCCTTCTCTGCTGAGGACACCCGCGAGGGCCTGACAGCCATCGTCAGTGTCAAGCTGCCCGACCCCCAATTCGAAAGCCAGACCAAGGTCAAGCTTCTGAATGCCGAGATCAAGAGCTATGTGCAATCAGCGGTGGGCGAGACCCTGGGAGAATGGCTGGAGCAGAATCCTCGAGACGCCAAACGCATCATCGATAAGTGCCAGACCAGCAGTCGGGCCCGGGCGGCCATGCGCAAAGCGCGCGACCTGGTTATCCGCAAGAGTGCTCTGGAAAGCGCGACCCTGCCCGGTAAGCTGGCCGACTGCTCCGAGCGCAACCGCGACCGGTCAGAGCTCTACATCGTCGAGGGTGACAGCGCCGGCGGCAGCGCCAAGCAAGGCCGGGACCGCCGCTTTCAGGCCATCCTGCCCCTGCGCGGAAAGATCCTCAACGTCGAGAAGGCCCGCCTGGACAAGGCGTTGGCCAACAAGGAAATCCAGGCGCTGATCACTGCTTTGGGCACTGGCATTGGCGACCAGTTCAACACAGATAACCTTCGTTATGGCAAGGTTACGATCATGACCGATGCCGACGTGGATGGCTCCCATATCCGCACCCTGTTGCTTACTTTCTTCTTCCGCTATATGGAACCCCTGATCACCGAGGGACATCTGTATATCGCCCAACCACCCCTTTATCTGATCAAGGTGGGCAAACAGAAGCATTACGTCTATACCGAGGATGAGAAGGAAAAAGCGTTGAAGCGCATGGACGGCAAGAAGGTTGACCTGCAGCGCTACAAGGGTCTGGGCGAGATGAATCCCGATCAGCTGTGGGAAACCACCATGAATCCCGAACACCGCACGCTACTGCAGGTCACTATCGAGGACGCGGCAGCCGCGGACCGGACCTTTGACATGCTGATGGGCAGCGCTGTGCCACCGCGCAAGCGCTTCATCCAGACCCACGCCAAGCAGGTGCGCAACCTGGATGTTTAA
- a CDS encoding uracil-DNA glycosylase, with protein sequence MMWANQHHGRGACNVSTRYNHHMLPLFAQYDDLPQLRAACLACTNCPLHQTRDRVVFGAGHPQASLMLIGQGPSQTDDRTGRPYSGPAGDYLDKALAQADLTRDSIWITNVTKCLASKTGKDGRPELRPPRKAEMAACRPWLEEELILIQPAAIVAIGGPAAQALIDAKFNLTEQRGRWYDGPGGIPTLAIYQPTYLVRLSKWDRKKAVSGWRELVADMRSAAQRVIDAQ encoded by the coding sequence ATGATGTGGGCCAACCAACATCATGGGCGTGGCGCATGCAACGTCTCTACCAGGTACAATCACCACATGCTGCCTCTGTTCGCCCAATATGACGATCTACCCCAACTGCGCGCGGCCTGCCTGGCCTGCACCAACTGCCCCCTACACCAGACGCGCGACCGAGTGGTTTTCGGCGCGGGCCATCCCCAGGCCTCCCTGATGCTCATCGGGCAAGGTCCCAGCCAGACCGACGACCGCACCGGCCGGCCCTATTCCGGCCCTGCCGGGGACTACCTGGACAAGGCGCTGGCCCAGGCTGACCTCACGAGAGATTCCATCTGGATTACCAACGTCACCAAATGTCTGGCTTCCAAAACCGGTAAGGATGGCAGACCTGAGCTGCGGCCACCGCGCAAGGCAGAAATGGCCGCCTGTCGGCCCTGGCTGGAGGAGGAACTGATCCTGATCCAGCCGGCAGCCATCGTCGCCATCGGGGGTCCGGCGGCCCAGGCTCTGATCGATGCAAAGTTCAACTTGACGGAGCAGCGGGGCAGGTGGTACGATGGCCCCGGCGGTATTCCGACTCTGGCTATCTACCAACCAACCTACCTGGTCCGGCTCAGCAAGTGGGATCGAAAAAAAGCGGTTAGCGGGTGGCGTGAGCTTGTCGCTGACATGCGTTCGGCCGCTCAGAGGGTAATCGATGCACAGTAA
- a CDS encoding IPT/TIG domain-containing protein: protein MAPTWRRPSTQYFAWYWALLVVLTLFLAALALPSVAHAGDDVPLQERSPDLAEIVVADDDVTDFFLLNGTIFYARCYGDVGSFTSELKRQLADGTVESLWTQSDCYRFRQLQADPTAVYYNDEPAQKIRRRMVQSPSVVFDLASYVSGTAPTAMALADGYVYWTTVDDAVRRVSIYGGTVQDVMYPTTGEPTSISVDDYFIWFGTTSGVYRIDRGCSVPCTPHQERTGWTKEIYGASTGTGLFDRAVFWVRYDVLGDPDQVESWDGNIPGSGSSSIQHTIHRIATLGSIDAVIATDDHVWWLERDGTSGAGQLRRIGRGVAENPSGGPYSERMDANVLPQDDWFPSRLQLYNEYLYYRSNGVSRLHQDSPPLIWNFNIQYIEVTSGQQNLTDPEPHKIANKRTFVRVYGQQLVGDDIAYPEAILEGTRDGVPMEGSPLQAIVSPSLLQTGTPFDRADIDTTWLFELPPEWTVEDEIRLEATIDPRRMYDDNLTGAVMDQYASFYEQVPICLVAVRVRQHGPYGRHTDPEYVHLTSQMLDMSPTDELGLYHKSGYIEEGVWPFNHSAYDLPQDKKAILQNLYWHNIWSDDPDGCDGDSGEGTSHYVGLIHHTTSTGTAIGRAYVPGDELWVKFPATAGTTQGWPVQQRSAVLAHETYHNYGRKHVNCGGGLSGPDPNYPGDNCQLLPADYWGFEPRTQTPISPTMGSDVMTYSGPQWISRYTWLAMFNQLYPTREPVEAQTMGPESSLVLVTGEINLLTPSRSRLNHAWVMETSRLGNSMQRKWVEIASPAVEPETVHLVDYTVQFLDSRNVVLATHPVIPVATDEPTDPMAPVHFGLTAPRPSGAVAKIRLRANSTQLDELVVGRNAPVLRMLAPTTSITVDDLLTVRWESYDPDGDIPHFMVQYRATPSSPWQALSTDLIGKSTVAQYEVNIDSTLLPGSTTDNAVVQVVASDGFNTSTVLSHRFRVLRRAPEAVIVWPPADYWLEAGKMITLEGWGTDAEDGWLDDSRLNWYLDGSSLGTGDSKQVSGLAPGSHLVQLTASDSDGQHQTASRTFHVSPLAIARGSARLDGRCNDATYAGSSLIMLQPYDDGSQARVVFARDDEHLWACFSGLKNQGPSSPGSYAGIRLDGNLSQDPLAQPSDYGFYVGQDGLPFTRQGNGSGGFGDDTPVYVDQSLAAFTRSNHGGSTWNAELRIGSAFSGVSDHMGIMLGHYWVDAQGDDYNWPYSAVWNAPNTWAEGFFDSVPKITALSPMSATLPTTTGILLEVHGENFKSSDDVLWDGSSVSTLYSDPQLLMGIIPTGLQTAGEHTVTVQRLSGNIVSNPLQFTVYNPVLTINGPYPDEILQGTSGAEFQVFADGVSSGAQLFLDGQPLTTLYQGLGWMKGYLTDEQVRLPGPRKVTLRNASPVAQMSNGLTLTITSCGLVGDFDHDMEITVADLISIADRWGESAPPYDLDDDGEVTVKDIMMVAGTFGDTCP, encoded by the coding sequence ATGGCTCCTACCTGGAGACGACCCTCGACCCAGTACTTTGCCTGGTATTGGGCTCTACTCGTTGTCCTCACTCTTTTCCTTGCTGCCCTTGCCCTGCCATCGGTCGCCCACGCCGGGGATGATGTTCCACTCCAGGAGCGATCGCCCGACCTGGCCGAGATCGTCGTCGCCGACGACGACGTAACAGACTTCTTCCTGTTAAATGGCACGATCTTTTATGCTCGCTGCTACGGCGATGTCGGCTCCTTCACCTCCGAACTCAAACGCCAGCTGGCGGACGGCACGGTCGAATCGTTATGGACCCAGTCCGACTGCTATCGCTTCCGCCAGCTGCAGGCCGATCCCACCGCGGTGTACTACAATGACGAGCCAGCACAAAAGATCCGGCGTCGCATGGTGCAGTCTCCTTCGGTGGTCTTCGATCTGGCCAGCTATGTGTCGGGCACCGCGCCCACCGCTATGGCCCTCGCCGACGGCTACGTGTACTGGACCACCGTGGACGACGCAGTGCGCCGTGTATCTATCTACGGCGGCACGGTGCAGGATGTTATGTACCCTACTACCGGGGAGCCCACCTCCATATCGGTGGACGACTATTTCATCTGGTTTGGCACCACCTCCGGTGTCTATCGCATCGACCGCGGCTGTTCCGTTCCCTGCACACCCCACCAGGAGCGGACCGGATGGACCAAGGAGATCTACGGCGCCAGCACCGGTACCGGCCTCTTTGATCGGGCGGTGTTCTGGGTGAGATATGACGTCTTGGGTGATCCTGACCAGGTAGAATCGTGGGACGGCAATATCCCCGGCTCGGGCTCCAGCAGCATCCAGCACACTATCCACCGCATCGCCACCCTGGGCAGCATCGATGCCGTCATCGCCACCGACGACCACGTCTGGTGGCTGGAGCGGGACGGCACCAGCGGCGCAGGGCAGTTGCGCCGAATCGGGCGCGGCGTCGCCGAAAATCCTTCAGGCGGCCCCTACTCAGAACGCATGGATGCCAACGTGCTGCCCCAGGACGACTGGTTCCCCAGCCGCCTGCAGCTCTACAATGAATATCTCTATTACCGCTCCAACGGCGTCAGCCGCCTGCACCAGGATAGCCCGCCGCTGATATGGAACTTCAACATCCAGTACATCGAGGTAACCTCGGGCCAGCAAAACCTGACAGACCCCGAACCCCATAAGATCGCCAACAAACGCACTTTCGTCCGCGTTTACGGCCAACAGCTGGTAGGCGACGACATCGCCTATCCCGAAGCCATCCTGGAAGGAACCCGCGACGGGGTGCCCATGGAGGGCTCGCCGCTACAGGCCATCGTTTCACCCAGCCTGCTGCAGACCGGCACCCCCTTCGACCGGGCGGACATCGACACCACCTGGCTCTTCGAACTGCCGCCCGAGTGGACGGTGGAGGATGAGATCCGGCTGGAGGCCACCATCGATCCCCGCAGAATGTACGATGATAACCTGACCGGCGCAGTCATGGACCAGTACGCATCCTTTTACGAACAGGTGCCCATCTGCCTGGTGGCCGTCCGGGTTAGGCAGCATGGACCATATGGCAGGCACACCGACCCGGAATATGTGCACCTGACCTCCCAAATGCTGGACATGTCGCCCACCGACGAGTTGGGCCTCTACCACAAGAGCGGCTACATCGAGGAGGGGGTCTGGCCCTTCAATCACAGCGCCTACGATCTGCCCCAGGACAAAAAAGCGATCCTGCAGAACCTCTACTGGCACAACATCTGGTCTGACGATCCCGACGGCTGCGACGGCGACTCCGGCGAAGGGACTTCCCACTACGTGGGCCTGATCCACCATACGACCAGCACCGGCACCGCCATCGGCCGGGCCTATGTTCCGGGGGATGAGCTATGGGTCAAGTTCCCGGCCACCGCAGGCACCACCCAGGGCTGGCCTGTGCAGCAGCGCTCGGCCGTACTGGCCCACGAGACCTACCACAACTACGGCAGAAAGCATGTCAACTGCGGCGGCGGCCTGTCAGGCCCCGATCCCAACTACCCGGGCGATAATTGCCAGCTCCTGCCGGCCGACTATTGGGGATTCGAGCCCAGGACCCAGACACCCATCTCCCCCACCATGGGGTCCGATGTGATGACCTATTCGGGGCCGCAGTGGATTAGCCGCTATACCTGGCTCGCCATGTTCAACCAGTTATATCCCACCAGGGAACCGGTGGAGGCTCAGACCATGGGACCAGAGAGCAGCCTGGTCCTGGTCACTGGAGAGATCAACCTACTGACTCCATCACGGAGCCGTCTCAACCATGCATGGGTCATGGAGACAAGCAGGCTGGGCAATTCCATGCAACGCAAGTGGGTCGAGATCGCATCGCCGGCGGTTGAACCGGAAACCGTCCATCTGGTGGACTACACGGTCCAGTTCCTCGACTCCCGCAATGTGGTGCTGGCGACCCATCCGGTGATCCCTGTGGCCACCGACGAGCCAACCGATCCCATGGCACCGGTGCACTTCGGCCTCACCGCCCCCAGACCGTCGGGCGCGGTGGCCAAGATAAGGCTACGGGCCAACAGCACCCAGTTGGACGAGCTGGTGGTGGGACGCAACGCCCCCGTCTTGCGCATGCTGGCGCCAACCACTTCCATCACCGTGGACGATCTGCTCACCGTGCGATGGGAGAGCTACGATCCCGACGGCGATATCCCCCACTTCATGGTGCAGTATCGGGCCACCCCCAGCAGCCCCTGGCAGGCGCTGTCGACCGATCTCATCGGGAAATCAACGGTTGCGCAATACGAGGTCAACATCGATAGCACATTGCTGCCCGGCAGCACCACCGACAACGCAGTGGTGCAGGTGGTGGCCAGTGATGGTTTCAACACGTCGACGGTGTTATCTCACCGATTCAGGGTGTTGCGGAGGGCCCCGGAGGCTGTGATCGTCTGGCCGCCGGCTGACTACTGGCTGGAAGCGGGCAAGATGATCACCCTGGAGGGCTGGGGCACCGACGCGGAGGATGGCTGGCTGGACGACAGCCGGCTCAACTGGTACCTGGACGGCTCTTCCCTGGGAACCGGCGACAGTAAGCAGGTCAGCGGCCTGGCGCCGGGCAGCCACCTGGTGCAATTGACGGCCAGCGACTCAGACGGCCAGCACCAGACGGCCTCGAGGACCTTCCACGTCTCTCCGTTGGCCATCGCCCGCGGCAGCGCCAGGCTGGATGGTCGCTGCAACGACGCGACCTACGCCGGCAGCAGCCTGATCATGCTGCAACCCTACGACGATGGCTCCCAGGCGCGGGTGGTGTTTGCCCGCGATGACGAGCATCTCTGGGCCTGCTTCAGCGGACTTAAAAACCAGGGGCCAAGTTCGCCCGGTTCGTACGCGGGCATTCGGCTGGACGGCAACCTCAGCCAGGATCCGCTGGCCCAACCCAGCGACTACGGCTTTTACGTCGGCCAGGATGGCCTGCCCTTCACCCGGCAGGGAAATGGCTCGGGCGGGTTTGGTGACGACACGCCTGTCTATGTGGACCAGTCCCTGGCCGCCTTCACTCGATCCAACCACGGCGGTTCCACCTGGAACGCCGAACTGCGTATCGGATCGGCATTCTCCGGCGTGTCCGACCACATGGGCATCATGTTGGGCCACTACTGGGTCGACGCCCAGGGGGACGACTACAACTGGCCCTACAGCGCTGTCTGGAACGCGCCCAACACCTGGGCCGAGGGCTTCTTCGACTCTGTGCCCAAGATCACTGCGCTGTCTCCTATGTCAGCTACCCTACCCACCACCACAGGGATATTGCTGGAAGTACATGGTGAAAATTTCAAGTCTAGCGACGATGTGCTGTGGGACGGAAGCAGCGTGTCCACTTTGTATTCCGATCCACAACTGCTCATGGGGATCATTCCAACCGGCCTGCAAACCGCCGGAGAGCACACGGTAACGGTGCAGCGGCTCAGCGGCAACATCGTCTCCAACCCGCTGCAGTTCACCGTCTACAACCCGGTGCTGACCATCAACGGACCCTACCCTGACGAGATCCTCCAGGGTACCAGCGGTGCGGAGTTTCAGGTCTTTGCCGACGGCGTTTCCTCTGGCGCCCAGCTCTTCCTGGACGGCCAGCCGCTGACGACCCTTTACCAGGGCCTGGGCTGGATGAAGGGCTATCTCACCGACGAGCAGGTGCGACTGCCTGGCCCCAGGAAGGTCACGCTGCGCAACGCCTCGCCGGTGGCCCAGATGTCCAATGGGCTGACCCTGACGATCACATCCTGCGGCCTGGTAGGTGATTTCGACCACGACATGGAGATCACGGTGGCCGACCTCATCAGCATCGCCGATCGCTGGGGAGAGTCCGCTCCTCCCTATGATCTGGACGACGACGGCGAAGTGACGGTCAAGGATATCATGATGGTGGCAGGGACCTTCGGCGATACCTGTCCATGA
- the meaB gene encoding methylmalonyl Co-A mutase-associated GTPase MeaB, translated as MTLTDNLLAGNRRALARTITLVENNGAEAHEALATLYPHTGQAHIVGVTGAPGTGKSTLVNGLARAYRGHDQQVGIVAVDPTSPFTGGALLGDRVRMRDLSGDPGIFIRSMATRGSLGGLARATANVIMLLDAAGFERIIVETVGVGQAEVEIASIAHTTVVVEAPGLGDEVQAIKAGILEIADLLVVNKADREGVDKAVLALQMMLGIGAARPAGGVVVHHGQAMSVDQPPVYGEGWVPPILKTIAPRHEGITELMAGIEDHREFLHSTEEFQRREENRARSIIFQILQSAVLEQLRITKSEQELQQLIQAVTRRQIDPYRAAERLLPSVLRS; from the coding sequence ATGACCCTGACCGACAACCTTTTGGCCGGCAATCGGCGAGCCCTTGCCCGCACCATCACACTGGTTGAGAACAACGGCGCTGAGGCGCACGAAGCCCTGGCGACGCTCTATCCCCACACGGGTCAGGCCCACATCGTGGGAGTGACGGGCGCGCCTGGCACAGGCAAGTCAACCCTGGTCAATGGCCTGGCGAGGGCCTATCGGGGACATGATCAACAGGTTGGCATTGTTGCGGTGGATCCCACCAGCCCATTCACGGGGGGCGCCTTGCTGGGAGACCGGGTGCGGATGCGCGATCTGAGCGGCGATCCGGGCATCTTTATTCGTTCTATGGCAACCCGCGGCAGCCTGGGCGGTCTGGCCCGCGCCACGGCGAACGTTATCATGCTGCTGGATGCCGCCGGTTTCGAGCGCATCATCGTCGAGACGGTAGGGGTCGGTCAGGCTGAGGTCGAGATTGCCAGCATTGCCCACACGACGGTGGTCGTGGAAGCCCCGGGACTGGGGGATGAGGTGCAAGCGATCAAGGCAGGCATTCTGGAAATCGCCGACCTGCTGGTGGTCAATAAGGCCGACCGCGAAGGGGTGGATAAGGCGGTCCTGGCGTTGCAGATGATGCTTGGCATAGGTGCAGCCCGACCGGCAGGGGGAGTGGTTGTGCATCATGGGCAGGCAATGTCCGTGGATCAACCACCTGTCTATGGAGAGGGATGGGTACCCCCCATTCTGAAAACCATCGCCCCCAGGCATGAAGGCATCACCGAACTCATGGCAGGCATCGAGGATCACCGGGAGTTCCTGCACAGCACGGAAGAGTTCCAGCGCCGCGAGGAAAACCGGGCCCGAAGTATTATTTTCCAGATCCTCCAGTCCGCCGTTCTGGAGCAACTGAGAATCACAAAGTCTGAGCAGGAGCTGCAGCAATTGATCCAGGCTGTTACCCGGCGCCAGATCGACCCCTATCGCGCCGCCGAGCGGTTATTGCCATCGGTTCTGAGGAGCTGA
- a CDS encoding ribose-phosphate pyrophosphokinase, with protein MAIYSGTAHRRLAQGVSDYVDIPLGGRDVFQFSNTNTFCRLHESVRGKDVFLIQPTCPPVNENLMELLIFLDTLCRDSAGRITAIVPYYGYGRTDKKDQPRVPITARLVADLITVAGADRFLTLDLHAGQIQGFFTIPTDELPTVDLFIRYFKKMKWTPDDMAVVSPDIGGVGRARDFAERLALPLAIIEKRRTRKDGKKTKMFNVIGDVAGKNVLIVDDEIDTAGTLCKAARFLREAGARKLYASATHAILSKPAAKRIEKTGFTQIVVTDTVPIEEKKRRRIGNKLKVLSVAPLLGDVILRIHEGRSVGELFDE; from the coding sequence ATGGCGATCTATAGTGGGACTGCTCATCGCCGCCTGGCGCAGGGTGTCTCCGATTATGTTGATATCCCTCTGGGTGGGCGGGACGTTTTTCAATTTTCCAACACCAATACCTTCTGTCGTCTCCACGAGAGCGTGCGGGGCAAGGATGTCTTCCTGATCCAGCCCACATGCCCGCCGGTCAACGAGAATCTGATGGAACTATTGATCTTCCTCGACACCCTGTGCCGCGATTCGGCCGGGCGTATCACAGCAATAGTCCCCTACTACGGATATGGCCGGACCGACAAAAAAGACCAGCCAAGAGTGCCCATTACGGCCCGCCTGGTGGCAGATCTGATCACTGTGGCGGGCGCCGATCGTTTCCTGACTCTGGACCTGCACGCCGGTCAGATTCAGGGATTCTTCACCATTCCCACCGACGAACTGCCCACGGTCGACCTCTTCATCCGTTATTTCAAGAAGATGAAATGGACGCCCGATGACATGGCAGTGGTATCTCCGGACATCGGTGGGGTTGGGCGGGCCCGGGACTTCGCGGAGCGACTGGCCCTGCCCCTGGCAATCATCGAAAAACGCCGGACCCGGAAAGACGGCAAAAAAACCAAGATGTTCAACGTAATCGGCGATGTTGCCGGTAAAAACGTTTTGATCGTGGATGACGAAATCGATACAGCCGGCACCCTGTGCAAGGCCGCTCGCTTCCTGCGGGAAGCAGGAGCGCGCAAGTTGTATGCCTCGGCGACCCATGCGATCCTCTCGAAGCCGGCAGCCAAGCGTATCGAGAAGACAGGCTTCACGCAGATTGTGGTGACCGACACGGTGCCGATTGAAGAAAAGAAGCGAAGGCGAATTGGCAACAAGTTGAAGGTGTTAAGCGTGGCACCGCTGCTGGGCGATGTTATCCTACGCATCCACGAAGGACGCTCAGTGGGAGAACTTTTCGACGAATGA
- a CDS encoding SAM-dependent chlorinase/fluorinase, with product MTIITLTTDFGVVDSYVAMMKGVILGIAPSTRLVDITHEIAAQNVRQAAYVVQSVIPYFPRGTIHIVVVDPGVGSTRRPIAIRIPAGVLVGPDNGVFSYPLAAEGQAGSNTVSAIQLDRHDYWLPEVSQTFHGRDIFAPVGAHLAAGVSFTDLGTPIGDLVRFPVSKPRRLLDGAIKGAIIYSDHFGNLISNIPGDWLGDSQWTIHIAGKTLVGPDATYAAVGRAALLSLVGSGGLLEVAVRDGSAARHLDVGAGEPIELRPRAMGRS from the coding sequence TTGACCATCATTACGCTGACAACCGATTTCGGGGTTGTAGATAGCTATGTTGCCATGATGAAGGGGGTGATCCTGGGGATCGCGCCTTCGACTCGTCTTGTGGATATCACCCACGAGATCGCTGCACAAAATGTGCGTCAGGCAGCATACGTCGTTCAAAGCGTTATTCCCTATTTCCCGCGCGGCACGATCCATATTGTCGTGGTGGACCCTGGGGTCGGCAGCACCCGTCGCCCCATTGCAATCAGGATCCCGGCTGGGGTTCTGGTTGGTCCGGACAACGGTGTTTTCTCCTACCCCCTGGCGGCGGAGGGGCAAGCGGGCAGCAACACCGTTTCTGCGATACAGCTGGACAGACACGACTATTGGTTGCCGGAGGTGAGTCAGACCTTCCATGGGCGGGATATCTTCGCTCCGGTCGGGGCCCACCTGGCCGCTGGTGTATCCTTCACAGACCTGGGAACACCGATTGGCGATCTTGTCCGGTTTCCCGTGTCAAAACCCAGGCGCCTGCTGGACGGCGCAATAAAAGGAGCGATTATCTACAGCGACCACTTCGGTAACCTGATCAGCAACATTCCCGGGGATTGGCTGGGGGATAGCCAATGGACCATTCATATTGCCGGGAAGACCCTGGTCGGTCCTGACGCAACCTACGCGGCAGTCGGCCGGGCAGCGTTGCTGTCCCTGGTTGGCAGCGGCGGGCTGTTGGAGGTGGCCGTGCGCGACGGCAGTGCAGCTCGCCATCTTGACGTCGGCGCCGGTGAACCTATTGAACTGAGGCCCCGTGCAATGGGCAGGTCCTGA